A region from the Aphis gossypii isolate Hap1 chromosome 1, ASM2018417v2, whole genome shotgun sequence genome encodes:
- the LOC114123971 gene encoding protein arginine methyltransferase NDUFAF7 homolog, mitochondrial: protein MMRFLRLKPRFIIRTITTFQNHVLVKQDLTKYFQDKIRINGPITVAEYMRESLKTYYNSGQVFGSDGDFITSPEISQLYGEMVMLWLLSMWEKAGCPSPLNLIELGPGTGVMMTDMLRLLKQTQYSSLDLSIHMVETSKKCSLEQANKLCSSDLKIESDKCYYQRGITCEKYGKKEIFWYESIDDIPRNTFSLIVAQEFFDALPIHKFRKINEKWHEIVIDIENYLSGTFRYVLCKTSTTTSNLISTIEYYKCSNLKNGTEIEVGLDAAIIMQKLSERIIMDGGIFLCIDYGHDKPIIDTFRAFSGHQQVNPLHNPGTVDLTADVDFGRLKDVAGTDVLAFGPIDQNMFLDNMMINLRYQNLLTLTKNEKEATSLTFGYNKLMEMGKKFKIMGMVPATMAPILYNYSISGFGLYNTIKK, encoded by the exons ATGATGagatttttaagattaaaaccAAGATTTATTATTCGAACAATTACAACTTTTCAAAACCATGTATTAGTCAAACAAgacttaacaaaatattttcaagataaaatacgtataaatgGTCCAATTACAGTAGCTGAATACATGCGGgaatcattaaaaacatactataatagtggACAAGTTTTTGGCTCTGATGGAGATTTTATAACATCTCCTGAAATTAGTCAGCTTTATGGAGAA atgGTTATGCTATGGTTGTTAAGCATGTGGGAAAAAGCAGGGTGTCCATctcctttaaatttaatagagcTTGGACCAGGAACAGGAGTAATGATGACAGACATGCTAAGA ttattaaaacaaactcAATACAGCTCACTTGATCTTAGCATACATATGGTAGAAACAAGTAAGAAATGTAGCTTAGAACAAGCCAATAAACTATGCAGTTCAGATTTAAAGATAGAGTCAgacaaatgttattatcaacgTGGTATAACATGtgaaaaatatggaaaaaaagaGATATTTTGGTATGAATCGATAGATGATATCCCTAGAAATACATTTAGTTTAATAGTTGCCCAAGAATTTTTTGACGctttacctatacataaattcagg AAAATTAACGAGAAATGGCATGAAATAGTAAtagatattgaaaattatttgagtGGAACATTTCGTTATGTCTTATGTAAGACATCTACAActacatcaaatttaatatctaca atagaatattataaatgttcaaatCTCAAAAATGGAACTGAAATTGAAGTTGGGCTAGACGCCGCTATTATCATGCAGAAGCTAAGTGAGAGAATAATAATGGATGGTGGAATATTTCTATGTATTGATTATGGACACGATAAGCCTATAATTGACACCTTTAGA gCTTTTAGTGGACACCAACAAGTTAACCCATTACATAATCCTGGAACAGTAGACTTGACAGCAGATGTTGATTTTGGCAGACTAAAAGATGTTGCTGGAACTGATGTCTTGGCTTTTGGACCAATAgaccaaaatatgtttttagataatatgatGATTAATTTGAGATACCAG aaTTTGTTAACCTtgacaaaaaatgaaaaagaagCAACATCACTTACAtttggttataataaattaatggaaatgggtaaaaaatttaaaataatgggaATGGTACCAGCCACAATGgcaccaatattatataattattcaattagtggatttggtttatataatacaataaaaaagtga